A stretch of the Sulfuritortus calidifontis genome encodes the following:
- a CDS encoding Maf family protein, producing MQKRIYLASQSPRRLELLRQIGIDAMVLPLRHQAGRADVDETPLPGERPVDYVVRVARLKAEAGILAVTGRRLPVMPILTADTTVAVDGMVLGKPATPEQAAEWLRDYAGKTHQVHSGVAIAWEGQVHVALSSSKVRFRALDEAEIAAYVESREPMDKAGGYGIQGRAAVFIEHIEGSYSGIMGLPLFETAALLKEVGISVL from the coding sequence ATGCAGAAGCGCATCTACCTCGCCTCGCAAAGCCCGCGCCGGCTGGAGCTGCTGCGCCAGATCGGCATCGATGCCATGGTGTTGCCCTTGCGCCACCAGGCCGGCCGCGCCGACGTCGACGAGACGCCGCTGCCGGGCGAGCGCCCGGTCGACTACGTGGTGCGGGTGGCCCGGCTCAAGGCCGAGGCCGGCATCCTCGCCGTCACCGGTCGCCGGCTGCCGGTCATGCCCATCCTCACTGCCGACACCACGGTCGCGGTGGACGGCATGGTCCTGGGCAAGCCGGCCACGCCGGAGCAGGCGGCCGAGTGGTTGCGCGACTATGCCGGCAAGACCCATCAGGTGCATTCCGGCGTCGCCATCGCCTGGGAGGGCCAGGTGCATGTCGCGCTGTCGAGCAGCAAGGTGCGCTTCCGCGCTCTGGACGAGGCCGAGATCGCGGCCTATGTCGAGAGCCGCGAACCGATGGACAAGGCCGGCGGCTATGGCATCCAGGGCCGGGCCGCGGTGTTCATCGAGCACATCGAAGGCAGTTATTCGGGCATCATGGGCCTGCCGTTGTTCGAGACGGCGGCGCTGCTCAAGGAGGTGGGCATCTCCGTCCTGTAG
- the rlmH gene encoding 23S rRNA (pseudouridine(1915)-N(3))-methyltransferase RlmH codes for MKLLIIAVGDKMPGWVETACAEYLKRLPREARVELIEVKPEKRGGQSVDRIKALEAGRILEKLPKGARLVALDEHGQMPDTKGLAGLLQGWLAEGRDIALVIGGADGLAPELLQRAELKLALSRLTLPHGMVRVLLSEQLYRALSLLQGHPYHRE; via the coding sequence GTGAAACTGCTGATCATCGCTGTCGGCGACAAGATGCCGGGCTGGGTCGAGACCGCCTGCGCCGAATACCTCAAACGCCTGCCGCGCGAGGCGCGCGTGGAGCTGATCGAGGTCAAGCCGGAGAAGCGCGGCGGCCAGTCGGTCGACCGGATCAAGGCGCTGGAGGCGGGGCGCATCCTGGAGAAGCTACCGAAGGGGGCGCGCCTGGTCGCTTTGGACGAACACGGCCAGATGCCCGACACCAAGGGCCTGGCCGGGCTCCTGCAGGGTTGGCTGGCCGAGGGGCGCGACATCGCCCTGGTCATCGGCGGCGCCGATGGCCTGGCGCCGGAGCTGCTGCAAAGGGCGGAGCTCAAGCTGGCGCTGTCGCGCCTGACCCTGCCGCACGGCATGGTCAGGGTGTTATTGAGCGAGCAGTTGTATCGGGCGCTGAGCCTGCTCCAGGGTCATCCCTATCATCGGGAGTGA
- a CDS encoding ammonium transporter, giving the protein MRRLLAVLSLVGLLGLSGMSFAEEPMPAPAPVAAAEAAPAPDAAAPAPAPAEAAPAAAPTPDKGDTTWMLVSTLLVILMTIPGVALFYGGLVRSKNMLSVLTQVFAIFCLVAILWVVYGYSLAFTAGGDLTSFIGGLSKAFLAGVDPSVNVETFSKGVVIPEMVFMVFQLTFAAITATLIVGGFAERIKFSALLVFIVLWFTFAYLPMAHMVWFWGGPSAYGDPAGFLFAKGALDFAGGTVVHINAAMAALMGAIVIGKRVGYGRDPMPPHNLMATMVGASLLWVGWFGFNAGSNLEATGTAVLAMVNTVVATAAAALSWMAAEWAMKGKPSMLGIASGAVAGLVAVTPAAGFAGPFGALVLGAIAGVACLWGVTGLKHALGYDDSLDVFGVHGIGGIIGAIGTGIVVNPALGGTGVFDYATNAVAEYNFGAQVTSQLWGVGVSVIWVGVVSFVLFKLIDMTMGLRVSEEEEREGLDTATHGERAYTL; this is encoded by the coding sequence ATGCGACGTTTGCTAGCTGTACTGAGTCTGGTGGGCCTGCTCGGCCTGTCCGGCATGAGCTTCGCCGAAGAACCGATGCCGGCCCCGGCGCCGGTTGCCGCCGCCGAGGCTGCGCCTGCGCCCGACGCGGCTGCCCCTGCTCCGGCCCCGGCTGAGGCGGCTCCCGCCGCCGCGCCGACCCCGGACAAGGGCGACACCACCTGGATGCTGGTGTCCACCCTGCTGGTGATCCTGATGACCATCCCCGGCGTCGCCCTGTTCTATGGCGGTCTGGTGCGGTCGAAGAACATGCTGTCGGTGCTGACCCAGGTGTTCGCCATCTTCTGCCTGGTCGCCATCCTCTGGGTGGTGTACGGCTACAGTTTGGCGTTCACCGCCGGCGGCGATCTCACCAGCTTCATCGGCGGACTGTCCAAGGCCTTCCTGGCCGGGGTCGATCCCTCGGTGAACGTCGAGACCTTCAGCAAGGGCGTGGTCATTCCCGAGATGGTGTTCATGGTGTTCCAGCTCACCTTCGCCGCGATCACCGCCACCCTCATCGTCGGCGGCTTCGCCGAGCGCATCAAGTTCTCCGCGCTCCTGGTGTTCATCGTGCTCTGGTTCACCTTCGCCTATCTGCCGATGGCGCACATGGTCTGGTTCTGGGGCGGCCCGTCCGCCTACGGCGACCCGGCCGGCTTCCTGTTCGCCAAGGGCGCGCTCGACTTCGCCGGCGGCACCGTGGTCCACATCAACGCCGCCATGGCCGCGCTCATGGGCGCCATCGTGATCGGCAAGCGGGTCGGTTACGGCCGCGACCCCATGCCGCCGCACAACCTGATGGCGACCATGGTCGGCGCTTCGCTGCTGTGGGTGGGCTGGTTCGGCTTCAACGCCGGCTCCAACCTGGAAGCCACCGGCACCGCCGTGCTGGCCATGGTCAACACCGTGGTCGCCACCGCCGCTGCAGCCCTGTCCTGGATGGCGGCTGAATGGGCGATGAAGGGCAAGCCCTCCATGCTGGGTATCGCCTCCGGCGCGGTCGCCGGCTTGGTTGCGGTCACCCCGGCCGCCGGTTTCGCCGGTCCCTTCGGTGCCCTGGTCCTCGGCGCCATCGCCGGTGTCGCCTGCCTCTGGGGCGTGACCGGTCTGAAGCATGCCCTGGGCTATGACGACTCGCTCGACGTCTTCGGCGTCCATGGCATCGGCGGCATCATCGGCGCCATCGGCACCGGCATCGTGGTCAACCCGGCCCTGGGCGGCACCGGCGTGTTCGACTACGCCACCAACGCCGTGGCCGAGTACAACTTCGGCGCCCAGGTGACCAGTCAGCTCTGGGGCGTGGGTGTCTCCGTGATCTGGGTCGGCGTCGTCAGCTTCGTGCTGTTCAAGCTGATCGACATGACCATGGGCCTGCGCGTGAGCGAGGAAGAGGAACGCGAGGGCCTCGACACCGCCACCCACGGCGAGCGGGCCTACACCCTGTAA
- the glnK gene encoding P-II family nitrogen regulator: MKFVTAIIKPFKLDEVREALSAIGVTGITVTEVKGFGRQKGHTELYRGAEYVVDFLPKVKIEVAVKAEMLEQVIEAIMKSAQTGKIGDGKIFVYDLEQVVRIRTGESGDAAI, encoded by the coding sequence ATGAAATTCGTTACCGCAATCATCAAACCCTTCAAGCTCGACGAGGTGCGCGAGGCCCTGTCCGCCATCGGCGTGACCGGGATCACCGTCACCGAGGTCAAGGGCTTCGGCCGGCAGAAGGGACATACCGAACTCTACCGCGGCGCCGAGTACGTGGTGGACTTTCTGCCCAAGGTGAAGATCGAGGTGGCCGTGAAGGCAGAGATGCTCGAGCAGGTCATCGAGGCGATCATGAAATCGGCCCAGACCGGCAAGATCGGCGACGGCAAGATCTTCGTCTACGACCTGGAACAGGTTGTCCGCATCCGCACCGGCGAGTCCGGCGACGCAGCCATTTAA